The proteins below are encoded in one region of Micromonospora pisi:
- a CDS encoding glycerol-3-phosphate dehydrogenase/oxidase translates to MSRYEAGQLSPARRAADLRRLRGERFDVLVIGGGVTGAGAALDAASRGLRVALVEARDYAAGTSSRSSKLIHGGLRYLEQLEFGLVHEALTERGLLATRLAPHLVRPVPILVPLPPGAGPAALPARAWRRSYYGAGVAAYDAFAGVFGGGRGMPLHRHLSREGARRLFPSLRADAVAGAIRYYDGQVDDARLVVTLARTAASLGAAVVTSTRAVGLIRQAREVTGVRVRDMEARPGSPDAEFEVNARTVIAATGVWSDDMSRMLGDIGARPGLRVRSSKGVHLVVPRSAITGEAGLILRTATSVLFVLPWGGHWIIGTTDTDWTLDRAHPAASARDIDYLLDQVNTVLDRPLTTSDIEGVYAGLRPLLSGEADSTSKLSREHAVVEPMLGLLLVAGGKYTTYRVMASDVVDRAARRLGNARPSRTADLPLLGADGFPAMWRDRADLARRHGVQVGVVEHLLERYGSLTVDLLALIAADPLLAAPLTGAPEYLAAEVAYAASAEGALHLDDVLTRRTRISFETAHRGTESAEHAAEIMGRVLGWDAQVRAREVEHYLARVEAERQSQRMPDDATADAARLGVSDVRGFAADRGVGAEAAGAELPS, encoded by the coding sequence ATCTCCCGGTACGAAGCCGGCCAACTCTCACCGGCCCGCCGCGCGGCGGATCTGCGCCGCCTGCGGGGCGAGCGGTTCGACGTACTCGTGATCGGTGGTGGGGTGACCGGCGCGGGCGCCGCCCTCGACGCCGCTTCGCGCGGACTTCGGGTGGCTCTGGTCGAGGCGCGCGACTACGCCGCCGGCACCTCCAGCCGCTCCAGCAAGCTCATCCACGGCGGCCTGCGCTACCTCGAACAGCTCGAATTCGGGCTGGTGCACGAGGCGCTGACCGAACGTGGCCTGCTCGCCACCCGGCTCGCACCGCACCTGGTCCGACCGGTGCCGATCCTGGTGCCGCTCCCGCCCGGAGCGGGCCCGGCGGCGCTGCCCGCACGGGCCTGGCGGCGCTCGTACTACGGGGCCGGGGTGGCCGCGTACGACGCGTTCGCCGGTGTCTTCGGCGGTGGCCGGGGCATGCCGCTGCACCGCCACCTGAGTCGTGAGGGGGCCCGCCGGCTCTTCCCGAGCCTGCGCGCCGACGCGGTCGCCGGTGCGATCCGCTACTACGACGGCCAGGTCGACGACGCCCGCCTGGTGGTCACCCTGGCCCGGACCGCGGCGAGCCTCGGCGCGGCCGTGGTGACCAGCACCCGCGCCGTCGGCCTGATCCGGCAGGCACGCGAGGTGACCGGGGTACGGGTACGCGACATGGAGGCGCGGCCCGGTTCGCCGGACGCCGAGTTCGAGGTGAACGCCCGTACGGTCATCGCCGCGACCGGGGTGTGGAGCGACGACATGTCGCGGATGCTGGGCGACATCGGCGCCCGCCCGGGGCTGCGGGTGCGTTCCTCCAAGGGGGTGCACCTGGTGGTGCCGCGTTCGGCGATCACCGGTGAGGCCGGGCTGATCCTGCGGACCGCCACCTCGGTGCTTTTTGTGCTGCCCTGGGGCGGCCACTGGATCATCGGCACCACGGACACCGACTGGACCCTCGACCGGGCCCACCCGGCGGCCTCCGCCCGCGACATCGACTACCTGTTGGATCAGGTCAACACCGTGCTCGACCGGCCGTTGACCACCTCGGACATCGAGGGCGTGTACGCCGGGCTGCGTCCGCTGCTCTCCGGTGAGGCGGACTCCACCTCGAAACTCTCCCGGGAGCACGCGGTGGTCGAGCCGATGCTCGGGCTGCTGTTGGTGGCCGGTGGCAAGTACACGACGTACCGGGTGATGGCCAGTGACGTGGTCGACCGGGCGGCCCGCCGGCTCGGCAACGCCCGCCCGTCGCGTACCGCCGACCTGCCGCTGCTCGGCGCGGACGGATTCCCGGCGATGTGGCGGGACCGGGCCGACCTGGCCCGCCGGCACGGGGTCCAGGTCGGGGTGGTGGAGCACCTCCTGGAGCGGTACGGCAGCCTCACCGTCGACCTGCTGGCCCTGATCGCGGCCGATCCACTGCTCGCCGCGCCGCTCACCGGTGCGCCGGAGTACCTGGCGGCCGAGGTCGCGTACGCGGCCAGCGCCGAGGGGGCACTGCACCTGGACGACGTGCTGACCCGACGGACCCGGATCTCGTTCGAAACCGCCCATCGGGGCACCGAGTCGGCCGAACACGCCGCCGAGATCATGGGCCGGGTGCTCGGCTGGGACGCCCAGGTCCGGGCCCGTGAGGTGGAGCACTACCTGGCCCGGGTCGAGGCGGAACGGCAGTCGCAGCGGATGCCCGACGACGCCACCGCTGACGCGGCCCGGCTCGGGGTGTCGGACGTGCGGGGCTTCGCCGCCGACCGGGGCGTGGGCGCCGAGGCCGCCGGGGCGGAACTGCCGAGCTGA
- a CDS encoding S8 family serine peptidase yields MQVGPAQPADEPAPPPFHAVPVHAGGGPWPVVAAVLIGCWAVAVTVGAQLTGWSIEQLLLVGGVSLPAWVWPVTGLANAVLVGVPAGLLALLPRSATVRATGRVWLVGALALGVFGLLRAIPLVHQEGYLAALTVVATLAATLVRRRAHRPDRPEREPALIGTGLAIAAGLALLLPWLWLGALGGRLESALALTSAAALGWFATTLLDQDFWAGYERHADGRPAGAARLVLLGGLVAGVALLLVAGGTGPGGSQLAALLVLPPAGFTVAALRRLGHLAGSAPTGWLVGLAAVGPLALVDPEEISILLATTRDVPYWTALAAGASLAIALLAGLGYGLAFGRVRAGVPRRAVAATVTVVLVLAAGGIYLGLGQPGWYGERLFVVLKEQAPLDDLMAGPTGATGQPERVREVHRRLVGTALRAQADLRHELDRWGLAYRPYYLVNAIEVTGGPVVRGWLSRRDDVDRVLISQDLRPLPAPASTHHSGGTAPTVPSWNLTQIGADQVWAQLRVDGSGIVVGSSDSGVDGHHPALVDGFRGGDDSWYDPWNGTRFPSDSGGHGTHTLASAVGDENVGVAPGASWIGCVNLDRNLGNPAHYLDCLQFMLAPFPTGGDPFTDGRPDRAPQVLTNSWGCPPVEGCDAGALRPATAAFAAAGIFFTAAAGNTGPRCASIDDPPAPYADVFTVGAVDRDRRVAPFSSRGPAIGGAPKPDLVAPGADVLSAMPGGGYEALSGTSMATPHVAGVVALMWSANPALIGDLDRTRQILRDTATPVSLPGANATAAACGPDSNSAGAGLLNAPAAVHAALG; encoded by the coding sequence ATGCAGGTCGGACCCGCGCAGCCCGCCGACGAACCGGCTCCCCCACCGTTCCACGCCGTACCGGTCCACGCCGGTGGCGGGCCATGGCCGGTCGTCGCGGCCGTGCTGATCGGCTGCTGGGCGGTCGCGGTCACCGTCGGCGCCCAGCTCACCGGCTGGTCCATCGAACAGTTGCTGCTGGTCGGCGGGGTCTCGCTGCCGGCGTGGGTGTGGCCGGTCACCGGGCTGGCGAACGCCGTGCTGGTCGGCGTACCGGCCGGGCTGCTCGCCCTCCTCCCCCGTTCGGCGACCGTTCGGGCGACCGGGCGGGTCTGGCTGGTCGGCGCGCTCGCGCTCGGCGTGTTCGGCCTGCTCCGGGCGATCCCCCTGGTCCACCAGGAGGGCTACCTGGCCGCCCTCACCGTGGTCGCCACGCTGGCGGCGACACTCGTACGTCGACGCGCCCACCGCCCCGACCGGCCGGAACGGGAACCCGCCCTGATCGGCACCGGACTGGCGATCGCCGCCGGGCTGGCCCTGCTCCTGCCCTGGCTCTGGCTCGGCGCCCTCGGCGGCCGGCTGGAGAGCGCACTGGCACTCACCTCCGCCGCCGCCCTCGGCTGGTTCGCCACCACACTGCTCGACCAGGACTTCTGGGCCGGGTACGAACGCCACGCCGATGGCCGACCCGCTGGTGCGGCCCGGCTCGTGCTGCTCGGCGGTCTGGTCGCGGGTGTCGCGCTGCTCCTGGTCGCGGGCGGGACCGGCCCCGGCGGCAGCCAGCTCGCCGCGCTGCTCGTCCTCCCCCCGGCCGGTTTCACCGTCGCCGCGCTCCGCCGACTCGGCCACCTGGCCGGATCGGCGCCGACCGGCTGGCTGGTCGGGCTCGCTGCGGTCGGCCCCCTGGCCCTGGTCGACCCGGAGGAGATCTCGATCCTGCTCGCCACCACCCGGGACGTGCCGTACTGGACAGCGCTCGCCGCCGGTGCCTCGCTCGCCATCGCCCTCCTCGCCGGCCTCGGCTACGGCCTGGCGTTCGGCCGGGTACGGGCCGGCGTCCCGCGCCGTGCGGTGGCGGCGACCGTCACCGTGGTGCTGGTGCTCGCCGCCGGGGGCATCTACCTGGGCCTCGGCCAACCGGGCTGGTACGGGGAACGACTCTTCGTGGTGTTGAAGGAGCAGGCGCCCCTGGACGACCTGATGGCCGGACCCACCGGAGCGACCGGCCAGCCCGAACGGGTACGCGAGGTCCACCGCCGGCTCGTCGGCACGGCGCTTCGTGCCCAGGCGGACCTGCGCCACGAACTCGACCGCTGGGGGTTGGCGTACCGGCCCTACTACCTGGTCAACGCGATCGAGGTGACCGGCGGACCGGTCGTACGCGGCTGGCTCTCCCGCCGCGACGACGTCGACCGGGTGCTGATCAGCCAGGACCTGCGGCCACTGCCGGCGCCCGCGTCGACCCACCACAGTGGCGGTACGGCGCCGACCGTACCGTCCTGGAACCTCACCCAGATCGGCGCGGACCAGGTCTGGGCACAGCTACGGGTGGACGGGTCCGGAATCGTGGTCGGCAGCTCGGACTCCGGAGTGGACGGTCACCACCCGGCTCTCGTCGACGGTTTCCGGGGCGGCGACGACTCCTGGTACGACCCGTGGAACGGCACCCGTTTCCCCAGTGACAGCGGCGGCCACGGTACGCACACGCTCGCCTCGGCCGTCGGCGACGAGAACGTGGGCGTCGCCCCCGGGGCCAGTTGGATCGGCTGCGTCAATCTCGACCGCAACCTCGGCAACCCCGCCCACTACCTGGACTGCCTCCAGTTCATGCTGGCCCCCTTCCCCACCGGCGGCGACCCGTTCACCGACGGCCGGCCGGACCGGGCCCCGCAGGTGCTGACCAACTCGTGGGGCTGTCCCCCGGTCGAGGGCTGTGACGCCGGCGCGCTCCGCCCGGCCACCGCCGCCTTCGCCGCCGCCGGGATCTTCTTCACCGCCGCCGCCGGCAACACCGGTCCCCGCTGCGCCTCCATCGACGACCCGCCCGCGCCGTACGCCGATGTGTTCACGGTTGGCGCGGTGGACCGGGACCGGCGGGTCGCCCCCTTCTCCAGCCGTGGTCCGGCGATTGGCGGCGCCCCGAAACCCGACCTGGTCGCGCCGGGCGCCGACGTTCTCTCGGCGATGCCGGGCGGCGGGTACGAGGCCCTCAGCGGCACCTCGATGGCGACCCCGCACGTGGCCGGCGTGGTGGCGTTGATGTGGTCGGCCAACCCGGCGCTCATCGGCGACCTGGACCGCACCAGGCAGATCCTGCGTGACACCGCCACCCCGGTCTCACTCCCCGGCGCGAATGCCACCGCCGCCGCCTGCGGCCCCGACAGCAACTCCGCTGGCGCTGGCCTCCTCAACGCCCCAGCCGCCGTCCACGCCGCCCTGGGGTAA
- a CDS encoding GNAT family N-acetyltransferase, protein MDHDFSIIELTEDDVPAVVTLCGEALDLPDDAAEAPVIVARLRDTTTLPGATIRRRTVGFVAVVGSATVGVVLGSIAHRDPSLGHVDLIAVHPTHRRQGIGRALLARIEGALSGLGAGEVLLAGNPPHYAWPGIDVRYTPAVCAAMALGYEQENIAWNMTADLSYDASPALRSTSTAEQRLADQGITVRRAEPDDAAMLVEFARETFGVGWGGEVADSIGRTGAGCHIAVRDRVPATVESRSDASGDGDPAVDGNGDGAVPGSDESTSPQVGAAAVEVLGFAAYGSSRPSWFGPMGTAPAAQGLGIGGVLLRRCLADQRAAGHERAEIGWVGPVPFYASNSGARIERVFFLYRKQL, encoded by the coding sequence GTGGATCACGATTTTTCGATCATCGAGCTGACCGAGGACGACGTACCCGCGGTGGTGACCCTCTGCGGTGAGGCGCTGGACCTGCCGGACGACGCGGCGGAGGCCCCGGTGATCGTCGCCCGGCTACGCGACACCACCACTCTGCCGGGTGCGACGATCCGGCGCCGTACGGTCGGTTTTGTGGCCGTCGTGGGCTCCGCCACCGTCGGTGTTGTGCTCGGCTCGATCGCCCACCGTGACCCGTCGCTCGGCCACGTAGACCTGATCGCGGTGCATCCGACCCACCGCCGTCAGGGGATCGGGCGGGCGCTGCTGGCCCGGATCGAGGGTGCGCTCTCCGGGCTCGGCGCCGGTGAGGTGCTGCTCGCGGGCAACCCGCCGCACTACGCCTGGCCCGGCATCGACGTGCGCTACACCCCGGCGGTCTGCGCCGCGATGGCGCTCGGCTACGAGCAGGAGAACATCGCCTGGAACATGACGGCGGACCTGTCGTACGACGCGTCGCCGGCGTTGCGCAGCACGTCGACGGCCGAGCAGCGCCTGGCCGACCAGGGCATCACGGTACGTCGGGCGGAGCCGGACGATGCCGCCATGCTGGTCGAGTTCGCCCGGGAGACGTTCGGCGTGGGCTGGGGCGGCGAGGTGGCCGACTCGATCGGCAGGACCGGCGCCGGCTGCCACATCGCCGTACGGGACCGCGTTCCGGCCACTGTGGAGAGTCGTTCTGACGCGTCGGGTGACGGTGACCCGGCCGTCGACGGTAACGGGGACGGGGCGGTTCCCGGCAGCGACGAGTCCACTTCCCCGCAGGTCGGGGCGGCGGCGGTGGAGGTGCTCGGGTTCGCCGCGTACGGCTCGTCCCGGCCGAGTTGGTTCGGTCCGATGGGTACGGCGCCGGCCGCGCAGGGCCTGGGTATCGGTGGGGTGCTGTTGCGCCGTTGTCTGGCCGATCAGCGGGCGGCTGGGCACGAGCGTGCCGAGATCGGTTGGGTCGGTCCGGTGCCGTTCTATGCCAGCAACTCGGGCGCCCGGATCGAGCGGGTCTTCTTCCTGTACCGCAAGCAGCTCTAA
- the groL gene encoding chaperonin GroEL (60 kDa chaperone family; promotes refolding of misfolded polypeptides especially under stressful conditions; forms two stacked rings of heptamers to form a barrel-shaped 14mer; ends can be capped by GroES; misfolded proteins enter the barrel where they are refolded when GroES binds), with protein sequence MAKIIAFDEEARRGLERGMNQLADAVKVTLGPKGRNVVLEKKWGAPTITNDGVSIAKEIELEDPYEKIGAELVKEVAKKTDDVAGDGTTTATVLAQALVREGLRNVAAGANPMALKRGIEAAVAAVAEELAKLAKDVETKEQIASTASISAGDTTVGEIIAEAMDKVGKEGVITVEESNTFGLELELTEGMRFDKGYISPYFWTDPERMEAVLDDPYILIVNSKIASVKDLLPILEKVMQSGKPLLIISEDVEGEALATLIVNKVRGTFKSVAVKAPGFGDRRKAMLTDIAILAGGAVISEELGLKLDGIGLDMLGRARKVVVTKDETTIVDGAGDADQIQGRVNQIRAEIEKSDSDYDREKLQERLAKLAGGVAVIKVGAATEVELKERKHRIEDAVRNAKAAVEEGIVPGGGVALVQAGKTAFDKLDLAGDEATGATIVKIALDAPLRQIAVNAGLEGGVVVEKVRNLEAGHGLNAANGEYVDLLKAGIIDPAKVTRSALQNAASIAALFLTTEAVVADKPEKNPAPAAAPGGGDMDF encoded by the coding sequence ATGGCCAAGATCATCGCGTTCGACGAAGAGGCCCGCCGTGGCCTCGAGCGGGGCATGAACCAGCTCGCCGACGCCGTCAAGGTGACGCTCGGCCCCAAGGGCCGCAACGTCGTGCTCGAGAAGAAGTGGGGTGCCCCCACCATCACCAACGATGGTGTGAGCATCGCCAAGGAGATCGAGCTCGAGGACCCCTACGAGAAGATCGGCGCTGAGCTGGTCAAGGAGGTCGCCAAGAAGACCGACGACGTTGCCGGTGACGGCACGACGACGGCGACCGTCCTGGCCCAGGCGCTGGTCCGCGAGGGCCTGCGTAACGTCGCGGCCGGCGCGAACCCGATGGCCCTGAAGCGGGGCATCGAGGCCGCTGTCGCCGCCGTGGCGGAGGAGCTGGCCAAGCTCGCCAAGGACGTCGAGACCAAGGAGCAGATCGCCTCGACCGCGTCGATCTCCGCCGGTGACACCACCGTCGGCGAGATCATCGCCGAGGCGATGGACAAGGTCGGCAAGGAAGGCGTCATCACCGTCGAGGAGAGCAACACCTTCGGGCTCGAGCTTGAGCTCACCGAGGGTATGCGCTTCGACAAGGGCTACATCTCGCCCTACTTCTGGACCGACCCGGAGCGGATGGAGGCCGTCCTCGACGACCCCTACATCCTGATCGTCAACAGCAAGATCGCTTCGGTGAAGGACCTGCTGCCGATCCTGGAGAAGGTCATGCAGTCGGGCAAGCCGCTGCTGATCATCTCCGAGGACGTCGAGGGCGAGGCGCTCGCCACCCTCATCGTCAACAAGGTTCGGGGCACCTTCAAGTCCGTCGCCGTCAAGGCTCCGGGCTTCGGTGACCGTCGCAAGGCCATGCTGACCGACATCGCGATCCTCGCCGGTGGCGCGGTCATCAGCGAGGAGCTGGGCCTCAAGCTCGACGGCATCGGCCTCGACATGCTGGGCCGCGCCCGCAAGGTCGTGGTGACCAAGGACGAGACCACGATCGTCGACGGTGCCGGTGACGCCGACCAGATCCAGGGTCGGGTCAACCAGATCCGTGCCGAGATCGAGAAGAGCGACTCCGACTACGACCGCGAGAAGCTGCAGGAGCGCCTGGCCAAGCTGGCCGGCGGTGTTGCGGTGATCAAGGTTGGCGCGGCCACCGAGGTCGAGCTCAAGGAGCGCAAGCACCGCATCGAGGACGCCGTTCGCAACGCGAAGGCGGCCGTCGAGGAGGGCATCGTCCCCGGTGGTGGCGTCGCGCTGGTGCAGGCCGGCAAGACCGCCTTCGACAAGCTGGACCTCGCGGGTGACGAGGCGACCGGTGCGACGATCGTCAAGATCGCGCTGGACGCCCCGCTGCGCCAGATCGCCGTCAACGCCGGCCTTGAGGGTGGCGTCGTGGTGGAGAAGGTGCGCAACCTGGAGGCCGGCCACGGCCTGAACGCCGCGAACGGTGAGTACGTCGACCTGCTCAAGGCCGGCATCATCGACCCGGCCAAGGTGACCCGGTCAGCGCTGCAGAACGCGGCCTCGATCGCGGCCCTGTTCCTGACCACCGAGGCAGTGGTGGCGGACAAGCCGGAGAAGAACCCGGCCCCGGCGGCTGCGCCGGGCGGCGGGGACATGGACTTCTGA